The Methanolacinia petrolearia DSM 11571 genome has a segment encoding these proteins:
- a CDS encoding type IV pilin, whose product MLIKNDQAVSPVVGVMLMLVVVIIIATVVSGFAGGLVAGNSQKSPTLSMDVKISNSGTWTNSGFSAIVTGVSEPIQTSDLKIITSWKTRMKYNYGTANDELRLVTNGTVFTGGNTTAGKVANVFEPSIATAGLNVASIAPYGSGMATAPGESAVSGNFLTPYKVPEWQFGNYTLTTGVSMSAKPYGGMHDGTGNAYTSGYGVDSLFAYTSDSDAYTDPMQAVLGYGWEELRSGDTVSVKVIFVPTGKTIFSKDVSVVEG is encoded by the coding sequence ATGTTAATAAAAAATGATCAGGCGGTATCTCCTGTTGTAGGTGTAATGCTGATGCTCGTCGTCGTCATCATAATCGCAACAGTAGTCAGCGGTTTTGCAGGCGGCCTTGTTGCAGGAAACAGCCAGAAATCTCCAACTCTTTCCATGGATGTTAAGATTTCCAATTCGGGAACGTGGACGAACAGCGGTTTTTCTGCGATTGTGACAGGGGTCAGCGAACCAATCCAGACAAGCGATCTCAAGATCATCACATCGTGGAAGACCAGGATGAAATACAACTACGGTACTGCAAATGACGAGTTAAGACTCGTTACAAACGGAACGGTTTTCACAGGCGGCAATACGACTGCAGGAAAGGTGGCCAACGTCTTTGAGCCGTCGATTGCTACGGCCGGTTTAAATGTAGCGAGCATCGCGCCATACGGTTCCGGAATGGCGACAGCTCCGGGAGAATCGGCAGTATCCGGAAATTTCCTGACACCATATAAGGTTCCCGAGTGGCAGTTCGGCAATTACACGCTGACAACCGGTGTAAGCATGAGCGCAAAGCCTTACGGCGGTATGCACGACGGAACAGGAAATGCGTATACGAGCGGTTATGGAGTTGATTCTCTTTTTGCATACACTTCGGACAGCGACGCTTATACGGATCCCATGCAGGCTGTACTCGGTTACGGATGGGAAGAGCTAAGATCGGGAGATACGGTCTCCGTGAAGGTCATCTTTGTACCGACCGGGAAGACGATCTTTTCAAAGGATGTCTCAGTTGTGGAGGGCTGA
- a CDS encoding type IV pilin N-terminal domain-containing protein, giving the protein MRDNNSGVSPVVGVMMMLVVTIIIAAVVSAFSGGLTSGQTKAPQANIKGTFSVSEGMTISHAGGDSLATKDLIFTIRDGDTFGPNLESSTAQTLDMTTINVNTPDRGSGQMRTVDGAFYMTSFNSGDTVTIDPDDCTCNILQPNVAPTDFEDNVAADGYTYTGTQTASWAYCIRNQNSIGKSFILEVSDTAGHLISTNKVLITT; this is encoded by the coding sequence ATGAGAGATAATAATTCAGGAGTCTCCCCTGTCGTGGGGGTTATGATGATGCTTGTCGTGACAATCATTATCGCAGCCGTAGTGTCGGCTTTTTCAGGGGGCCTAACCAGCGGGCAGACAAAAGCTCCACAGGCAAACATCAAGGGAACTTTCAGCGTATCCGAAGGCATGACCATCTCTCATGCAGGCGGAGACTCTCTCGCAACAAAAGACCTTATATTCACCATCCGTGACGGTGACACATTCGGGCCGAATCTCGAGTCATCAACTGCACAGACGCTTGATATGACTACAATAAATGTAAATACGCCCGACAGGGGGTCTGGTCAGATGAGGACGGTCGACGGTGCTTTTTACATGACCTCGTTCAACTCGGGCGACACCGTTACCATTGACCCGGATGACTGCACATGTAATATTCTTCAGCCAAATGTAGCACCGACGGATTTTGAGGACAATGTTGCAGCTGACGGCTATACGTATACGGGAACCCAGACTGCTTCATGGGCATACTGCATCAGGAACCAGAACAGCATCGGCAAAAGCTTCATACTCGAGGTGAGCGATACGGCAGGTCACCTGATCTCGACAAACAAGGTGTTGATCACCACATGA
- a CDS encoding type IV pilin N-terminal domain-containing protein: MKSKIKKNLPACMLSYEHRRESAVSPVVGVMLMLVVTIIIAAVVSGFAGGLIENGAQKTPSLTMDVKITNSGTYRGSEFSATVTGVSEPIQTSNLKIITSWTTTVKTNTYIKSSGGTEINGTGCILSLPLGTVYHGGTECIPGVSNSYTQKTAKSVAPYGFGPGVTNTTTSDMGNYMYNGPIIPMYNWQFFSVTHFGNYSLEQGTVMLAEAGGRCIYYPVTGGIPDTFNMGGYGTMTYLNGEYVAHTYHYKTGNVYGVYTGDETVPMDIIADGGQIDGMQAVLGCGWENLRGGDVVNVKVVYTPSGKTIFDQDVVVDYS, encoded by the coding sequence ATGAAGAGCAAAATTAAAAAGAATCTTCCTGCCTGCATGCTGTCTTATGAGCACAGGAGAGAATCTGCGGTATCTCCTGTTGTCGGAGTCATGCTGATGCTTGTCGTGACGATTATCATCGCGGCGGTTGTGAGCGGTTTTGCAGGAGGGCTTATTGAAAACGGCGCCCAGAAGACTCCATCACTTACTATGGATGTCAAAATCACAAATTCCGGCACATACAGAGGGAGCGAGTTCTCTGCAACCGTTACAGGAGTCAGCGAACCAATCCAGACAAGCAATCTCAAGATCATCACTTCATGGACAACAACGGTAAAGACGAATACCTATATTAAGAGTAGTGGAGGCACAGAGATCAATGGTACCGGCTGCATCCTCAGCCTGCCGCTTGGAACAGTCTATCACGGCGGTACGGAATGCATTCCGGGTGTTTCAAATTCATATACACAAAAAACAGCAAAAAGCGTAGCGCCTTATGGATTTGGTCCGGGAGTAACCAATACGACCACCTCTGATATGGGAAATTACATGTACAACGGTCCTATCATTCCGATGTATAACTGGCAGTTCTTTTCTGTAACCCATTTCGGAAACTACAGCCTTGAGCAGGGCACAGTTATGCTCGCCGAGGCAGGCGGACGTTGCATATATTACCCAGTAACAGGTGGTATTCCTGACACTTTTAATATGGGAGGTTATGGTACCATGACATACCTAAATGGAGAGTATGTAGCTCACACATATCATTACAAAACCGGAAACGTCTATGGTGTTTACACCGGCGATGAAACTGTGCCAATGGATATTATCGCCGACGGAGGACAGATCGACGGCATGCAGGCCGTCCTTGGCTGTGGCTGGGAAAATCTCAGGGGCGGCGATGTCGTAAACGTAAAGGTTGTCTACACGCCTTCAGGAAAAACTATCTTCGACCAGGACGTGGTGGTGGACTACTCATGA
- a CDS encoding type IV pilin N-terminal domain-containing protein, with translation MRSIITNYRNHEAVSPVIGIMLMLVVTIIIAAVVSAFGSGLVDSQSKALQAKIGATFSVSQGMTITHDGGDAIPLDDLIFITNNGDGFGPNAQKVTTQQIDLNLITDKEGNPVFSTNSIGGKSSFNPGDTLYITPYNCTCSLLQYSVSAPLFENVGDSHCMSEGVWDWENYPTTYEGNSCDALWKLCFRNPDNVGKVFIFKASDRDGNIISTCEVKITS, from the coding sequence ATGAGATCTATCATAACAAATTACAGGAATCATGAAGCGGTATCACCTGTCATCGGCATTATGCTGATGCTTGTCGTAACGATCATAATCGCCGCAGTTGTTTCGGCATTCGGCTCGGGACTTGTGGACAGCCAGTCCAAGGCATTGCAGGCAAAGATCGGCGCAACTTTCAGCGTTTCCCAGGGAATGACAATCACCCATGATGGAGGTGACGCAATACCCCTTGACGATCTGATCTTCATAACGAACAACGGAGACGGCTTCGGGCCGAATGCCCAGAAAGTTACGACACAGCAGATTGATTTGAATCTCATCACTGACAAAGAAGGGAATCCGGTTTTCTCAACAAACAGTATCGGTGGCAAGTCATCCTTCAACCCGGGAGATACTCTCTATATCACCCCTTACAACTGCACATGCAGTCTTCTGCAGTATTCAGTTTCAGCACCTTTATTTGAAAATGTAGGAGATTCCCATTGTATGAGTGAGGGGGTATGGGACTGGGAGAACTACCCGACTACATACGAAGGAAATTCCTGCGATGCATTATGGAAGCTCTGCTTCAGGAATCCTGACAATGTAGGGAAGGTGTTCATATTCAAGGCAAGCGACAGGGACGGAAATATAATCTCGACGTGCGAGGTGAAGATCACATCGTAA
- a CDS encoding cytochrome c biogenesis CcdA family protein produces the protein MLKTKYNIALFLILILFTQAVYALDGDANFSYDHTGVSQEDQIRQLISTANTTVTVFYSSHCSSCSRVIPFIENLSESYPEIEVQYYDLYNSTENLTLMYEFGVRYNMHYVSYPILFTGDTVVLPGMSPIMENAGDVFDSLDKGLIPDTDYEKQWLTEDEYSQEEDLGEDILTDLSIIAAAGLLDGINPCAFAVLVFLLVSLMASGPGKKVLISGLLYTSAVFIFYVLAGLGIMCIVGFSGLSFYFSIFAGIVAITAGLINITDALQKNPEASLSIPASSKGVIGRFIAKATLPSSFFLGIIVGMFELPCTGGIYLAIISLFSSEMTFYEGVPYLILYNFFFVMPLLLITFAVALGLSPKFVDFARIKYRNKLRLVMGIVLIIIGAFVVWWQI, from the coding sequence ATGCTGAAGACAAAGTACAATATTGCCCTATTTTTAATTTTAATCCTTTTCACGCAGGCTGTTTATGCTTTGGACGGAGATGCAAATTTTTCATATGACCACACAGGAGTATCACAGGAAGATCAGATCAGGCAACTGATTTCAACTGCAAATACGACTGTAACCGTATTTTACAGCAGCCATTGCAGTTCGTGCAGCAGGGTAATACCCTTCATCGAGAACCTCTCGGAGAGTTATCCGGAGATCGAAGTGCAATATTATGACCTGTACAATTCCACGGAAAACCTGACTCTCATGTATGAATTCGGGGTCCGCTACAACATGCACTACGTATCTTACCCTATCCTCTTTACCGGGGACACCGTGGTCCTGCCCGGAATGTCACCGATAATGGAGAATGCCGGGGATGTGTTTGACTCTCTCGATAAAGGACTGATTCCTGACACGGATTACGAAAAACAATGGCTGACAGAAGATGAATATTCCCAGGAAGAAGACCTGGGAGAGGACATACTGACAGATCTGTCGATCATCGCAGCCGCCGGACTTTTAGACGGAATTAATCCCTGTGCATTTGCAGTCCTCGTTTTTCTTCTGGTCTCCCTCATGGCATCGGGCCCGGGAAAAAAAGTCCTTATTTCGGGACTGCTCTATACATCTGCAGTATTCATCTTTTACGTCCTGGCCGGACTCGGGATAATGTGCATTGTGGGTTTTTCAGGTTTATCGTTCTATTTCTCGATATTTGCCGGCATTGTTGCGATAACGGCCGGACTGATCAATATTACCGACGCATTACAAAAGAACCCGGAGGCGTCCCTATCGATCCCTGCCTCTTCAAAAGGAGTCATCGGCCGGTTCATCGCCAAAGCAACACTTCCCTCCTCGTTTTTCCTCGGAATTATTGTCGGAATGTTCGAACTCCCGTGTACCGGGGGGATCTATCTTGCAATAATCAGCCTGTTTTCATCGGAGATGACATTCTATGAAGGAGTTCCATACCTGATTTTGTACAATTTTTTCTTTGTGATGCCCCTGCTTCTGATCACATTCGCAGTCGCTCTCGGGCTTTCACCGAAGTTCGTCGATTTTGCAAGAATAAAATACAGGAATAAACTCAGGCTCGTAATGGGAATAGTTCTCATCATAATCGGTGCATTCGTCGTTTGGTGGCAGATTTAA
- a CDS encoding type IV pilin gives MDFLKKEPGHSEAAVSPVVGVMLMLVVTIIIAAVVSGFAGGLVGGTSQSAPLLTMDVKISNTGTYIGSGFSATVTSVSDPIQTKDIKIVTSWRVTDSNSGDTTSGGNTSMPLVANVNSPEIEGTSLIKSNAPYGYGSGVNSSSDAQSLTNPFDKPDQQFGNYSLIQGTGLVAFAYGSNSEKAIGSSTGLSDDGGYGVVTNYEYTSGGYFGTGALDAATAVLGSGWQALRAGNTVNVKVIHIPTGKVIFEKDVAVTEG, from the coding sequence ATGGATTTTCTAAAGAAAGAACCGGGGCATAGCGAAGCGGCTGTGTCACCCGTTGTCGGTGTAATGCTGATGCTGGTTGTTACCATCATCATTGCAGCAGTAGTAAGCGGTTTTGCCGGCGGCCTGGTTGGGGGAACAAGTCAAAGTGCTCCGCTGCTTACAATGGATGTAAAGATTTCAAACACAGGGACCTACATTGGAAGCGGATTTTCGGCAACGGTTACAAGTGTCAGCGATCCGATCCAGACAAAGGATATAAAGATCGTAACATCCTGGAGAGTTACGGACAGCAATTCCGGTGACACTACTTCAGGGGGAAACACTTCAATGCCTCTTGTTGCCAATGTCAACAGCCCTGAGATAGAAGGAACTTCGCTCATTAAGAGTAATGCACCATACGGGTATGGTTCGGGTGTGAACTCTTCATCAGACGCACAGTCACTGACCAATCCTTTCGATAAACCCGATCAGCAGTTCGGAAACTATTCCCTGATCCAGGGAACAGGACTCGTTGCATTCGCTTATGGCAGCAACTCGGAAAAAGCGATCGGTTCTTCAACAGGTCTGAGTGATGACGGCGGTTACGGCGTAGTTACGAATTATGAATATACTTCCGGCGGTTACTTTGGGACCGGAGCGCTTGATGCCGCAACAGCAGTGCTTGGTTCTGGCTGGCAAGCACTGAGAGCCGGAAATACAGTGAATGTCAAGGTAATTCATATTCCAACCGGGAAAGTGATCTTCGAAAAGGATGTCGCAGTAACGGAGGGCTAA
- a CDS encoding type IV pilin N-terminal domain-containing protein — MELKSDNNAVSPVVGVMMMLVVTIIIAAVVSAFAGSSVGSQQVAPQATIQGTFSIGSGMEIIHMGGDALATNDLVFTVRNSPVFGANLEQVTAQIIDKTLIIDSQERPLDTGDGSTSVTSFKAGDTLYINSSSIRCDLLQPLIVPNDYSDHLGNDGYSYNNSGDYQEQWNLCFKNNDNIGNTFYLDVSDKSGNLICRSKVTITA, encoded by the coding sequence ATGGAATTAAAATCTGATAACAATGCAGTTTCACCGGTCGTCGGTGTTATGATGATGCTTGTCGTAACAATCATCATTGCAGCGGTAGTTTCAGCCTTTGCAGGAAGTTCGGTGGGCAGCCAGCAGGTAGCACCGCAGGCAACGATCCAGGGGACATTCAGCATTGGCTCGGGAATGGAGATCATTCACATGGGCGGAGATGCTCTTGCAACAAATGATCTTGTGTTTACGGTCAGAAACAGTCCTGTGTTTGGCGCGAATCTCGAACAGGTGACTGCACAGATTATCGATAAGACATTAATTATCGATAGTCAGGAAAGACCACTGGATACCGGAGATGGCAGCACATCTGTTACATCGTTTAAAGCCGGAGATACCCTGTACATCAATTCATCGAGTATAAGATGCGATCTGCTCCAGCCACTAATCGTCCCGAATGATTATTCTGATCATCTTGGAAACGACGGCTACAGCTATAACAATTCTGGTGACTATCAGGAACAATGGAATCTATGCTTTAAAAACAACGACAACATAGGAAACACCTTCTATCTCGATGTCAGCGACAAGAGCGGGAATCTCATCTGCAGAAGCAAGGTCACGATAACTGCGTGA
- a CDS encoding type IV pilin encodes MTMKNDQAVSPVVGVMLMLVVTIIIATVVSGFAGGLVAGGSQKSPDLAMDVKITNSGTWANSGFSAIVTGVSDPIQTSDLKIVTSWKKNDAIGGNISVGNVVNVIEPSIVSSGLNVASTAPYGFGMATVAGESAISGSSLRPNNASERWFGNYTLAPGVSMSAQPFGGMNDGTGQAYTSGYGIENSYEYTGFDSDKYTDPMQAVLGSGWEDLRTGDTVSVKVIFVPSGKTIFAKDVTVRGG; translated from the coding sequence ATGACGATGAAGAATGATCAGGCTGTGTCCCCTGTTGTCGGTGTCATGCTGATGCTTGTCGTAACGATAATCATCGCAACTGTTGTCAGCGGGTTCGCAGGCGGTCTTGTTGCAGGAGGCAGCCAAAAGTCTCCGGACCTTGCCATGGATGTCAAGATTACTAATTCAGGGACTTGGGCAAACAGCGGTTTTTCCGCGATTGTAACCGGGGTCAGCGATCCGATCCAGACAAGCGACCTTAAAATAGTCACTTCATGGAAGAAGAACGATGCTATAGGCGGCAATATTTCCGTAGGAAACGTGGTAAATGTTATTGAGCCGTCCATTGTTTCATCAGGCCTGAACGTGGCAAGTACCGCGCCTTATGGTTTCGGAATGGCGACCGTAGCAGGAGAATCGGCGATTAGCGGAAGTTCCCTGAGACCTAACAACGCTTCCGAGCGTTGGTTCGGCAATTACACACTTGCACCGGGCGTGAGCATGAGTGCACAGCCGTTCGGCGGCATGAATGACGGAACAGGACAGGCGTATACAAGCGGCTACGGCATAGAAAACTCTTATGAATATACCGGGTTTGACAGCGATAAGTACACGGATCCAATGCAGGCAGTGCTTGGTTCTGGCTGGGAAGACCTAAGGACTGGAGATACCGTTTCGGTAAAGGTGATCTTCGTACCGAGCGGGAAGACGATCTTTGCAAAGGACGTCACCGTCCGGGGGGGCTGA
- a CDS encoding type IV pilin N-terminal domain-containing protein, with translation MSENNSAVSPVIGVMLMLVVTIVIAAVVSAFSGGFIDGQTKAPQANVKGTFSISGGMTITNAGGDSLATKDLIFTIRDGPTFGPNLESSTAQTLDMSTIMVDTDRSQTYEDGEPQPMLTTWGVYFMVSFNPGDTVTIEPEDCTCNILQPNVAPTDFEEYHDGYTYEGTQAAAWAHCIRNQDSIGKSFILEVSDTEGHLISKSDVLITV, from the coding sequence ATGAGCGAGAATAATTCTGCGGTCTCTCCTGTTATCGGCGTCATGCTGATGCTTGTCGTGACGATTGTTATAGCGGCGGTTGTCTCTGCTTTTTCCGGCGGATTCATCGACGGACAGACTAAAGCTCCTCAGGCGAATGTCAAAGGAACTTTCAGCATATCCGGGGGCATGACTATCACCAATGCAGGCGGCGACTCGCTTGCAACAAAAGACCTCATATTCACAATCCGTGATGGTCCCACTTTCGGGCCGAACCTCGAGTCGTCGACTGCACAGACATTGGATATGTCCACGATAATGGTAGACACTGACAGGAGTCAGACATATGAGGATGGAGAGCCACAGCCAATGCTGACAACATGGGGAGTATACTTCATGGTATCGTTCAATCCGGGAGACACCGTTACTATTGAACCGGAAGACTGCACGTGCAATATTCTTCAGCCGAACGTTGCCCCTACTGACTTTGAGGAGTACCATGACGGCTACACATACGAAGGAACCCAGGCAGCAGCATGGGCGCATTGTATCAGGAACCAGGACAGTATCGGCAAGAGCTTCATACTTGAAGTGAGTGACACGGAGGGTCACCTGATCTCAAAGAGTGATGTACTGATCACTGTATGA
- a CDS encoding type IV pilin, which produces MMKKLFKFQESDCAVSPVVGVMLMLVVTIIIAAVVSGFAGGLIDSGSQKTPTLSMDVSIKNSGTCHGSGFYALVTGVSEPINTSDLKLITSWTTTVKKNTYITSSNGEATGVGCILGLNIGTVYHGGAEVLPGVSNTMTKLTYTDGGGVAPFGSGTGVEGTVPANKHANYEETAYFGNYILDIGTVMAAEPIGECHNTYSMVGGYHVRNNMGDIAISPKAGGYGQTTGFPPSSTTFLYQYKDDNNAFVYKVYTGEETTPAGIIADGGQVDNIQAVLGCGWENLRSGDTVNVKIVYIPSGKTIFNKDVVVSA; this is translated from the coding sequence ATGATGAAAAAACTATTTAAATTCCAGGAATCCGACTGCGCTGTTTCTCCGGTCGTCGGCGTTATGCTGATGCTTGTCGTCACCATTATAATCGCGGCGGTTGTAAGTGGATTTGCAGGCGGACTAATTGACAGCGGTAGCCAGAAGACACCCACTCTCAGTATGGATGTCAGCATAAAAAACTCCGGCACATGCCACGGCAGTGGATTCTACGCACTGGTAACAGGTGTGAGCGAGCCTATCAATACAAGTGACCTGAAACTCATCACCTCATGGACCACCACCGTGAAGAAGAATACGTATATCACTTCTTCTAATGGGGAAGCTACAGGTGTTGGCTGCATTCTTGGGCTGAATATAGGTACTGTATATCATGGCGGAGCTGAAGTCCTGCCGGGTGTCTCCAACACTATGACTAAGTTGACATACACAGATGGAGGCGGAGTGGCCCCATTCGGGTCAGGTACCGGCGTAGAGGGAACCGTTCCTGCTAATAAGCACGCAAATTATGAAGAAACAGCTTATTTCGGAAATTACATTCTGGACATAGGCACTGTTATGGCAGCCGAACCTATTGGGGAATGCCATAATACTTACTCCATGGTCGGAGGTTATCACGTGAGAAATAACATGGGTGATATCGCTATTAGTCCAAAGGCAGGAGGATATGGTCAAACGACTGGATTCCCACCCTCTTCCACCACTTTTTTGTACCAATACAAAGACGATAATAACGCCTTTGTGTACAAGGTATATACCGGTGAAGAAACTACACCTGCAGGCATCATTGCCGACGGCGGGCAGGTAGACAATATACAGGCCGTGCTCGGCTGCGGGTGGGAGAACCTGCGGAGCGGTGACACCGTGAACGTCAAGATTGTCTACATACCAAGCGGGAAGACGATATTCAATAAGGATGTTGTGGTGAGCGCATGA
- a CDS encoding type IV pilin N-terminal domain-containing protein gives MKPKLRNDAVSPVIGIMLMLVVTIIIAAVVSAFGSGMIDSQAKTPQAKIGATFSVSQGMTITHDGGDAIPLDSIVFITQHGPGFGPSTEPFAEVLNTSIIADEDGNQVFLTSSTGGKSSFNPGDTLYISTDNCSMEMLQPGLYKTSKTSFSGGAITALKYQRTQNVGKTFILKVNDKDGNLISTCEVKITS, from the coding sequence ATGAAACCAAAATTAAGAAACGATGCGGTTTCACCTGTGATCGGAATCATGCTGATGCTCGTAGTCACGATCATAATTGCCGCGGTCGTATCGGCATTCGGCTCGGGGATGATCGACAGCCAGGCCAAGACCCCACAGGCAAAGATCGGCGCGACGTTCAGTGTCTCGCAGGGCATGACCATCACCCATGACGGCGGGGATGCAATTCCTCTCGACAGTATCGTCTTTATCACCCAGCACGGACCAGGCTTCGGGCCGAGTACCGAGCCGTTCGCCGAGGTTCTGAACACAAGCATAATCGCCGATGAGGACGGGAACCAGGTGTTCCTCACCAGCAGTACCGGCGGAAAGTCCTCTTTCAACCCGGGGGACACCCTGTATATCTCAACAGATAATTGCTCGATGGAAATGCTCCAGCCGGGACTATATAAAACCTCGAAAACAAGTTTTTCCGGTGGCGCCATAACAGCTCTCAAGTACCAGAGAACCCAGAATGTCGGCAAGACCTTTATATTGAAGGTAAATGATAAGGACGGGAATCTCATCTCGACATGCGAGGTGAAGATCACATCGTAA
- a CDS encoding thioredoxin family protein: MQKTKFLIALFLILIVSIQAVQAYDGDQNISQNYSQKVAAANTTVTVFYSSHCISCDRVIPFIENLTESYPEIEVNYLSRNNQPAFIGDGIL; the protein is encoded by the coding sequence ATGCAGAAAACTAAATTCCTTATCGCCTTATTCTTAATTTTAATCGTTTCCATCCAGGCCGTTCAGGCTTACGACGGCGATCAAAATATTTCACAGAATTACAGCCAGAAGGTTGCAGCTGCAAACACTACGGTAACCGTATTTTACAGCAGCCATTGCATTTCTTGCGACAGGGTAATACCATTCATCGAAAACCTCACGGAAAGTTATCCGGAGATCGAAGTGAACTATCTATCTCGCAATAATCAGCCTGCTTTCATCGGAGATGGCATTCTATGA
- a CDS encoding formylmethanofuran dehydrogenase subunit C, which translates to MSTVTITAKGAHELYLEAYNVTPDAFAGKTPAEIAEIECHEGNYKGTLGEYFDIAGAAGATAEETTIIVKGDCKKIKRIGQKMSAGNVIIEGDCDMYIGGWMQGGKLLVKGNVDSFCGIAMAGGELTVEGDAQNHVGSAYRGDWRGMTGGVLRVKGSVGNDVGTFINGGTIIIEGDAFIHVSTHGEGGTVIVKGNVEGRVGGQMVKGDVYVFGDIKYMMPGFKYVDEVEAEVDGETAKFAHYIGDLGERHPKRKGQIVYGNIYKKL; encoded by the coding sequence ATGAGTACAGTTACAATTACAGCAAAAGGCGCTCATGAACTTTACCTTGAGGCATACAATGTAACCCCTGACGCATTTGCCGGAAAGACACCTGCAGAGATTGCAGAGATCGAGTGCCACGAGGGTAACTACAAGGGAACCCTCGGGGAATACTTCGATATTGCAGGTGCGGCCGGTGCAACAGCGGAAGAGACCACGATCATCGTAAAGGGCGACTGCAAAAAGATCAAGCGCATCGGCCAGAAGATGTCCGCAGGCAATGTCATCATCGAGGGTGACTGCGACATGTACATCGGCGGCTGGATGCAGGGCGGAAAGCTCCTTGTAAAGGGCAATGTCGATTCGTTCTGCGGTATCGCAATGGCCGGCGGAGAGCTTACCGTCGAGGGCGATGCACAGAACCACGTTGGTTCCGCATACCGCGGTGACTGGCGTGGAATGACCGGCGGAGTTCTCCGCGTAAAGGGCAGCGTCGGAAACGATGTCGGAACATTCATCAACGGCGGTACAATCATCATAGAGGGTGACGCATTCATCCATGTCTCTACACATGGAGAGGGCGGAACCGTCATCGTGAAAGGAAACGTAGAGGGCCGTGTCGGCGGTCAGATGGTCAAAGGCGACGTATATGTCTTCGGTGACATCAAATACATGATGCCCGGATTCAAGTACGTCGACGAGGTCGAGGCCGAAGTCGACGGCGAGACTGCAAAATTCGCACACTATATCGGTGACCTGGGCGAGCGCCATCCCAAGAGGAAGGGCCAGATCGTCTACGGTAACATCTATAAAAAACTCTAA